In the Topomyia yanbarensis strain Yona2022 chromosome 3, ASM3024719v1, whole genome shotgun sequence genome, one interval contains:
- the LOC131691599 gene encoding B-cell receptor-associated protein 31-like isoform X1 → MSLVWSLIASFLYVEIFIVLLLVLPVASPRRWQRFFKSRFLEMLSRQAHTYFYLLLFVLVLFLLEAIREMRKYSHTGESSGDPAEEHHLNVGMQHSMRLFRAQRNFYISGFAIFLSLVIRRLVSLITTQAQLLAQSEASMKQAQSATAAARSLLTQQKKEEEAGDKPKPSAPEDDEFNVGDLKNRITELENELARERKDKEAMKSQSESLNREYDRLTEEYSKLQKRITITSNDKSD, encoded by the exons ATGAGTCTTGTTTGGAGCCTAATTGCTTCATTTCTGTACGTTGAAATTTTCATCGTACTGCTTCTGGTTCTGCCAGTGGCAAGCCCAAGACGATGGCAGCGATTCTTCAAGTCCCGGTTTCTGGAGATGCTAAGCAGGCAAGCGCATACCTATTTCTATTTGCTGCTTTTCGTGCTGGTTTTATTCCTACTGGAGGCTATTCGAGAAATGCGGAAGTATTCCCACACTGGTGAGTCATCTGGTG ATCCTGCAGAGGAACATCACTTGAATGTCGGCATGCAGCACAGCATGAGACTCTTCCGTGCCCAGCGTAACTTTTATATCTCCGGATTTGCTATTTTCCTTTCACTGGTCATACGTCGTCTAGTTTCTCTCATCACAACTCAGGCTCAGCTTCTAGCTCAGTCGGAAGCATCGATGAAGCAGGCACAAAGTGCGACCGCAGCCGCTCGTAGCCTTTTGACACAACAGAAGAAGGAGGAAGAGGCTGGAGATAAGCCAAAACCATCTGCCCCCGAAGACGACGAATTTAAC GTTGGTGATCTAAAGAACCGCATTACCGAACTTGAGAATGAGTTGGCTCGGGAACGTAAGGACAAGGAAGCTATGAAGTCCCAATCAGAGAGCTTGAACCGCGAATACGACCGGCTGACCGAGGAGTACAGTAAGTTGCAGAAGCGAATCACCATCACGAGCAATGACAAGAGTGACTAA
- the LOC131691599 gene encoding B-cell receptor-associated protein 31-like isoform X2, whose amino-acid sequence MSLVWSLIASFLYVEIFIVLLLVLPVASPRRWQRFFKSRFLEMLSRQAHTYFYLLLFVLVLFLLEAIREMRKYSHTDPAEEHHLNVGMQHSMRLFRAQRNFYISGFAIFLSLVIRRLVSLITTQAQLLAQSEASMKQAQSATAAARSLLTQQKKEEEAGDKPKPSAPEDDEFNVGDLKNRITELENELARERKDKEAMKSQSESLNREYDRLTEEYSKLQKRITITSNDKSD is encoded by the exons ATGAGTCTTGTTTGGAGCCTAATTGCTTCATTTCTGTACGTTGAAATTTTCATCGTACTGCTTCTGGTTCTGCCAGTGGCAAGCCCAAGACGATGGCAGCGATTCTTCAAGTCCCGGTTTCTGGAGATGCTAAGCAGGCAAGCGCATACCTATTTCTATTTGCTGCTTTTCGTGCTGGTTTTATTCCTACTGGAGGCTATTCGAGAAATGCGGAAGTATTCCCACACTG ATCCTGCAGAGGAACATCACTTGAATGTCGGCATGCAGCACAGCATGAGACTCTTCCGTGCCCAGCGTAACTTTTATATCTCCGGATTTGCTATTTTCCTTTCACTGGTCATACGTCGTCTAGTTTCTCTCATCACAACTCAGGCTCAGCTTCTAGCTCAGTCGGAAGCATCGATGAAGCAGGCACAAAGTGCGACCGCAGCCGCTCGTAGCCTTTTGACACAACAGAAGAAGGAGGAAGAGGCTGGAGATAAGCCAAAACCATCTGCCCCCGAAGACGACGAATTTAAC GTTGGTGATCTAAAGAACCGCATTACCGAACTTGAGAATGAGTTGGCTCGGGAACGTAAGGACAAGGAAGCTATGAAGTCCCAATCAGAGAGCTTGAACCGCGAATACGACCGGCTGACCGAGGAGTACAGTAAGTTGCAGAAGCGAATCACCATCACGAGCAATGACAAGAGTGACTAA